The Anaerolineae bacterium genome has a segment encoding these proteins:
- a CDS encoding L-lysine dehydrogenase: protein MKIVVVGGAGKMGCIAVQALANDRRVGEVLIADLNERNARVVMETLNNPKVRFCQVQVEQKDALVACLKGADVCLNATVYYFNIPIMEACLEAGVSYTDLGGLFHTTRQQLTYHERFVEKGLSAVLGLGSAPGIPNVQARYAADRLDSIEYIHIYDGIKPPPPDDLRFTYAVPTILDEMTMEPIIFRDGEFVSEKPLSGFEDYAFTPPLGILPMHYSLHSEVATLPLSFRDKGIRECFFKINYWGMAKETVEKVQVLQEFGFNSSQPLEVGEGQTVIPRQVLMAMMAKYVPAVEEFLAPPKNSPPNWTKEIVTEVKGKKDGKEIHYRIGTLTVKGALPTGVAPAIGAIWLGEKRIPAGVYPPEAVFEPLAFFKELESCDIFTQVSITKGIE from the coding sequence ATGAAAATCGTCGTTGTCGGAGGGGCAGGCAAAATGGGTTGCATCGCTGTTCAGGCGCTGGCAAATGATCGACGCGTCGGCGAAGTGCTCATTGCCGATTTGAATGAGCGCAATGCTCGAGTGGTGATGGAGACACTGAATAACCCGAAAGTGCGTTTCTGTCAGGTACAGGTTGAGCAGAAAGATGCCTTGGTGGCTTGCTTGAAAGGCGCGGATGTATGTCTAAACGCTACCGTGTATTACTTTAACATCCCAATTATGGAAGCCTGCCTGGAAGCTGGCGTTTCTTATACCGACCTCGGTGGTTTGTTTCACACTACCCGTCAACAGCTTACATATCATGAGCGATTTGTGGAAAAAGGATTGAGTGCTGTGTTGGGACTCGGCTCTGCACCGGGAATTCCGAATGTGCAGGCACGCTATGCCGCTGACCGTCTGGATAGTATTGAGTATATTCACATCTACGATGGGATTAAACCTCCACCACCAGATGATCTCCGGTTTACCTATGCTGTCCCAACGATTTTGGATGAGATGACGATGGAACCCATTATCTTCCGAGACGGCGAATTTGTCTCCGAAAAACCCCTGTCGGGCTTCGAAGATTATGCCTTTACTCCCCCCTTAGGAATTTTGCCCATGCACTATTCCTTGCACTCTGAGGTTGCTACCTTGCCGCTGAGCTTTCGGGATAAAGGGATTCGGGAGTGTTTTTTCAAGATAAATTATTGGGGGATGGCAAAGGAAACAGTTGAGAAGGTGCAGGTGTTGCAAGAATTTGGGTTCAATAGCTCACAGCCGTTGGAAGTGGGGGAAGGACAGACCGTAATTCCTCGCCAGGTCTTGATGGCAATGATGGCAAAATATGTTCCTGCTGTTGAAGAATTTCTTGCCCCACCGAAGAATTCACCACCCAACTGGACAAAGGAAATTGTCACTGAGGTCAAAGGGAAAAAAGATGGCAAAGAAATCCACTATCGAATTGGAACGCTGACCGTAAAAGGCGCTTTACCAACAGGAGTTGCACCGGCCATTGGAGCCATCTGGCTCGGTGAAAAACGAATCCCCGCAGGGGTTTACCCACCTGAGGCAGTTTTTGAACCGCTTGCATTTTTCAAAGAATTAGAATCCTGCGATATCTTTACCCAGGTGAGTATTACAAAAGGGATTGAATGA
- a CDS encoding Transcriptional regulator, MerR family, with the protein MDTVITGIGQRIREMRLRREWTLEELAQKTNCTPGFLSQLENGKVAPSITTLYAIAEALDIKITDFFPETIHPPKIVRKGERQTFRIEGSSVIYSPLMDRLPRATFQSFILTLLPPNQGLQYDEERAHFGEEFYYVLSGVLRVLIEDTFYDLFSGDSIYFHSSLKHRLVNHTDHPTVVLSMITPAIF; encoded by the coding sequence ATGGATACTGTAATTACAGGTATCGGGCAACGCATTCGAGAAATGCGTCTGCGGCGCGAGTGGACGCTGGAGGAGCTTGCCCAGAAAACCAATTGTACTCCGGGTTTTCTCTCCCAATTAGAAAATGGCAAGGTCGCTCCTTCGATTACTACCCTGTACGCCATTGCTGAAGCCCTGGATATCAAAATCACTGACTTTTTCCCCGAAACGATTCATCCTCCAAAAATTGTCCGTAAAGGCGAACGCCAGACCTTTCGCATCGAAGGTTCTTCGGTGATTTATTCCCCTTTGATGGATCGGTTGCCTCGCGCCACCTTCCAATCTTTCATTCTCACGCTCTTACCTCCCAACCAGGGGTTGCAATACGATGAGGAGCGAGCGCACTTTGGGGAAGAGTTTTATTATGTGCTGTCCGGCGTTTTGCGCGTGTTAATCGAGGACACCTTCTATGACCTTTTTAGCGGAGACAGCATTTATTTCCATTCCTCTCTAAAGCACCGTTTGGTGAATCATACCGATCATCCTACAGTCGTCTTATCCATGATCACTCCAGCCATTTTTTAA
- a CDS encoding putative MerR-family transcriptional regulator: MVKSIGERIKSLRNERNMTLAELSQKTNLSSSYLSQLERDKTTPSISSLVEIANALDVNVRYFFEEEQSADLAFVTRKSLAAFQDVDYSTSQELPLTPVNEPSRLRVWQYNLPRATSLTVEALEEGENFCIVLSGEVVLEIGDEKIVLGEGDSAAFAATQSHILTNESSEMSVILYAYAAMRPTHKSQTVSFAIRKEVQ; encoded by the coding sequence ATGGTAAAAAGCATTGGCGAAAGAATCAAATCCTTACGCAATGAGCGAAATATGACCCTGGCAGAGTTGAGCCAGAAGACCAATCTATCCTCCAGTTATCTTTCTCAATTGGAGAGAGACAAAACCACGCCCTCGATCTCGAGTTTGGTAGAAATTGCCAATGCGTTGGATGTCAATGTGCGTTATTTCTTCGAAGAAGAGCAGAGCGCTGATCTGGCTTTTGTGACACGCAAGAGCCTGGCTGCTTTTCAGGATGTTGATTATTCCACCAGCCAGGAATTACCTCTTACACCGGTCAATGAGCCTTCGCGGTTAAGAGTCTGGCAATACAACCTGCCCAGAGCAACCTCCTTAACCGTAGAGGCCTTAGAGGAGGGAGAGAACTTTTGTATTGTCCTGAGCGGCGAAGTTGTGCTCGAAATTGGGGATGAAAAGATTGTTCTCGGCGAAGGAGATAGTGCCGCGTTTGCTGCTACTCAATCCCATATCCTGACCAACGAATCCAGTGAGATGAGCGTTATCCTGTATGCATACGCAGCAATGCGGCCGACTCATAAATCTCAAACCGTATCCTTTGCAATCAGAAAGGAGGTGCAGTGA